A region from the Candidatus Electrothrix scaldis genome encodes:
- the xseB gene encoding exodeoxyribonuclease VII small subunit gives MAKKTFENALTKLDRITEELEQGDLGLDNSLKKFEEGVQLVKFCNEKLEEARGQVDLLLKKNDKLTAVPFGEEIAEGTESDE, from the coding sequence ATGGCCAAGAAAACATTTGAAAATGCCCTGACAAAACTGGATCGGATTACCGAGGAACTGGAACAGGGCGATTTGGGCTTAGACAACAGTTTGAAAAAATTTGAAGAAGGCGTTCAGCTGGTCAAATTTTGCAATGAAAAACTGGAAGAGGCTCGCGGTCAGGTTGATCTCTTATTGAAGAAAAATGACAAACTGACAGCTGTTCCTTTTGGCGAAGAGATCGCAGAAGGAACAGAGTCTGATGAATAA
- a CDS encoding tyrosine recombinase XerC: MNASHLPAFTDWLTIERGYSPHTVECYSRDVIEFFHSINKETKLKEISREHIGRYISSLYLMNSGSSVARKMSALRTFFKYCIRQGHISIDPLAGIAGPKRSRHIPTYLTVDEVFSLLEEPKKKDRFFLRDKAIMELIYSTGIRVSEAVATNLVDADFAAELIIIKGKGKKERLVPFGSTACQALQLWLPARNQLIADRITRGDEPEREALFLNNRGTRLTVRSVERMVAGYGLRAGIAVRVTPHALRHSFATHLLEMGMDLRMVQELLGHASLSTTQQYTHLNLEHLTKVYDDAHPQAKKKEE, from the coding sequence ATGAATGCGTCCCATTTACCTGCTTTTACCGATTGGCTAACAATTGAGCGTGGTTACTCACCACATACTGTGGAATGTTACTCTCGTGATGTCATTGAATTCTTTCACAGTATCAACAAAGAAACCAAACTCAAAGAGATCTCGCGCGAGCATATCGGACGGTACATCTCTTCGCTCTATCTCATGAACTCCGGCTCCTCTGTGGCCCGCAAGATGTCCGCCCTGCGCACCTTTTTTAAATACTGCATCAGGCAGGGACATATCAGCATAGATCCCCTGGCTGGCATAGCCGGACCCAAGCGCTCCCGCCATATCCCGACCTACCTCACAGTGGATGAGGTTTTCAGCCTCCTGGAAGAACCTAAGAAGAAAGATCGTTTCTTCCTCCGGGACAAGGCCATAATGGAGCTCATCTATTCCACCGGGATACGGGTATCCGAGGCAGTTGCAACCAACCTTGTGGATGCTGATTTTGCCGCAGAGCTGATTATAATCAAAGGAAAGGGAAAAAAAGAACGTCTGGTCCCTTTCGGCAGTACAGCCTGCCAAGCCCTGCAACTATGGCTCCCTGCCCGGAATCAACTCATTGCGGATCGCATCACGCGCGGGGACGAGCCGGAACGAGAGGCCTTATTCCTCAACAACCGAGGCACCCGGCTCACGGTGCGCAGTGTGGAGCGAATGGTCGCGGGCTACGGTCTGCGGGCAGGCATTGCTGTCCGGGTAACCCCCCATGCCCTGCGCCACTCTTTTGCCACCCATCTCCTGGAAATGGGCATGGACCTCCGCATGGTCCAGGAACTTTTAGGCCATGCGAGCCTGTCCACCACCCAGCAATACACCCATCTTAACCTTGAACACCTCACCAAGGTATACGACGACGCCCACCCGCAGGCCAAGAAGAAGGAAGAATAA
- a CDS encoding DEAD/DEAH box helicase family protein, with protein sequence MQSNFSYLKKDQKYADIMVACIEAEKSIAISYSAAALQTRRALEIAVKWAYQYDRDLIVPYRDNLSSLIHDNTFRDLLDPKLFPRIRFIITLGNKVAHTTKPVARVQVIESLHNLYDFISWIDFSYSTSTHSGQFNSALLSSGEVQEKKTRKMQEELAAKEAAWQAEKKQLEGQLQSEKERREHAEKRQEKHREQQFHCEDISEFATRKLYIDLALEMAGWEIGSTCLEEVKVQGMPNSQGIGFADYVLYADNGKALAVVEAKKTSVDPHTGKIQAKLYADCLAKEHGQQPVIFFTNGFETWFWDEGDYPERVVSGFFTKDELEWISFRKQNRQGIRTVAINDEISNRAYQKKAIQAVCDTLEEKQRKALLVMATGSGKTRVSISIVDVLQRYGWVKNVLFLADRVELVKQAKKNFVKLLPNLSTCNLLDSKDDSHSRMIFSTYPTMMNAIDATKSKDGACLFTPGHFDLIIIDESHRSIYKKYHDLFTYFDGFLLGLTATPKSDIEKNTYTIFDLEDGVPTFAYELDEAVQEGYLVPYSTVETKLKFVEEGISYDDLTDEEKEQWEETFEEGVREVASAALNTFLFNANTVDRVLQDLMERGIHVHGGDRIGKTIIFAANIKHAEFILRRCNTLYPKHGGRLAATIYNGVKYVDKVIENFSEKEKNPQIAVSVDMLDTGIDIPEIVNLVLFKKVRSKGKFWQMIGRGTRLCEDLFGTGQDKESFLIFDYCSNFEFFRADKKEVEARPAKSLTENLFNIRVKIAQELQQSDVQTDEYIAHRKILVAALCAEVGTIDEELFSSRMRIEFIHKYKKPELWESISDEMVRELEREVSPLLPAQDGNELAKRFDYLIYMIELAQLQGLPASKPRGKVMQTASRLDEKGHLAQIKVHAALIAEVQTGEYWERASIFDHEMVRTALRDLLVLLEKENTAIYYTSFADDVLEVAENPGEYGGNELQNYRLKVHAYLKKHQDDIVVHRLRNNEPLTQGDFRHIEKILWHDLGSEEDYRKTYGEEPLLRLVARLVGLERSTANELFSEFIADQSLNSKQMEFVHLIVNHVVENGCLEKAILNDHPFNKHGMLIDLFAGKLDVVQKIVHRIDELNTRLELEAA encoded by the coding sequence ATGCAATCGAATTTTTCTTATCTGAAAAAAGACCAGAAATACGCAGATATTATGGTGGCCTGTATCGAGGCTGAAAAGTCGATTGCCATCTCCTACTCCGCTGCTGCCTTGCAAACCCGGCGCGCCCTGGAAATTGCCGTCAAGTGGGCCTACCAGTACGACCGTGATCTCATTGTGCCCTACCGGGACAATCTCTCCTCCCTGATCCACGACAACACCTTCCGGGACCTGCTTGATCCCAAACTTTTCCCCCGCATCCGCTTCATCATCACCCTGGGTAATAAGGTCGCGCATACCACCAAACCGGTCGCGCGGGTGCAGGTCATCGAGTCCTTGCATAACCTCTATGACTTCATCTCCTGGATAGACTTCTCCTATTCCACCTCAACCCATTCCGGTCAGTTTAACAGCGCTTTGCTGTCCAGCGGTGAGGTCCAGGAGAAGAAAACCCGCAAGATGCAGGAGGAGCTGGCAGCCAAAGAGGCGGCCTGGCAGGCGGAAAAGAAGCAACTTGAAGGGCAGCTACAAAGCGAGAAGGAGCGCCGGGAGCATGCGGAAAAACGGCAGGAAAAGCACCGGGAGCAGCAGTTCCACTGTGAGGATATCAGTGAGTTTGCAACCCGCAAACTCTATATCGATCTTGCCCTGGAAATGGCCGGTTGGGAGATCGGCAGCACCTGCCTGGAAGAGGTGAAAGTGCAGGGTATGCCCAATTCTCAGGGCATCGGTTTTGCCGATTATGTGCTCTATGCCGATAACGGCAAAGCCCTTGCCGTGGTTGAGGCAAAAAAGACCTCGGTTGATCCGCATACCGGGAAGATTCAGGCCAAGCTCTATGCCGATTGTTTGGCCAAGGAACATGGGCAACAGCCGGTCATTTTTTTCACCAATGGCTTTGAAACCTGGTTCTGGGATGAGGGCGATTATCCCGAAAGAGTGGTTTCCGGCTTCTTCACTAAAGATGAGCTGGAATGGATCAGCTTCCGTAAACAGAACCGGCAAGGGATCAGGACCGTTGCAATCAATGACGAGATCAGCAACCGGGCCTATCAGAAAAAGGCCATCCAGGCTGTCTGCGACACCTTGGAGGAAAAGCAACGCAAGGCCTTGCTGGTCATGGCCACCGGCTCCGGGAAGACCCGGGTCTCGATTTCCATCGTCGATGTCCTGCAACGCTATGGCTGGGTCAAGAACGTCCTCTTTCTCGCTGACCGGGTTGAGCTGGTCAAGCAGGCAAAAAAGAATTTTGTCAAGCTGCTGCCCAACCTTTCCACCTGTAATCTGCTCGATAGCAAGGATGATTCGCACAGCCGGATGATCTTCTCGACTTATCCGACCATGATGAATGCCATCGATGCCACGAAATCCAAGGACGGGGCATGTCTCTTTACGCCTGGCCATTTTGATCTGATCATCATTGATGAGTCCCATCGCTCCATCTATAAGAAATATCACGACCTTTTTACCTATTTCGACGGCTTCCTCCTCGGTCTCACCGCAACCCCGAAATCTGATATCGAGAAGAACACCTATACTATTTTTGACCTGGAAGATGGTGTTCCCACCTTTGCCTACGAACTGGATGAAGCTGTGCAAGAGGGCTACCTTGTTCCGTACAGCACCGTTGAAACCAAACTCAAATTCGTTGAAGAGGGCATCAGCTATGATGATCTTACCGATGAGGAAAAGGAGCAATGGGAAGAGACCTTTGAGGAAGGCGTCCGAGAGGTGGCCAGTGCGGCCTTGAATACATTTCTCTTTAACGCTAATACGGTGGATCGTGTTCTCCAGGACCTGATGGAGAGGGGAATTCATGTGCATGGTGGTGATCGGATCGGTAAGACGATCATCTTTGCCGCAAACATCAAGCATGCCGAGTTCATCCTCAGGCGATGTAATACGCTCTACCCGAAACACGGCGGGCGCCTTGCTGCCACGATTTATAACGGGGTGAAGTATGTTGATAAGGTCATAGAAAACTTTTCCGAGAAGGAAAAAAATCCACAAATAGCTGTTTCCGTGGATATGCTCGATACCGGTATTGATATCCCGGAGATCGTCAATCTGGTTCTTTTTAAGAAGGTCAGGTCCAAGGGCAAGTTCTGGCAGATGATAGGCCGGGGAACCCGTCTGTGTGAGGATTTGTTCGGGACAGGACAAGATAAGGAATCCTTCCTGATCTTTGATTATTGCTCAAATTTTGAGTTTTTTCGGGCAGACAAGAAGGAGGTTGAGGCTCGGCCTGCCAAGTCCCTTACTGAAAACCTGTTCAATATTCGGGTGAAGATTGCTCAGGAACTGCAACAGAGCGATGTGCAGACAGATGAGTATATTGCGCACCGGAAAATACTTGTTGCAGCACTGTGTGCAGAGGTCGGTACCATTGATGAAGAGCTCTTCTCCAGCCGGATGCGCATCGAATTTATCCATAAGTATAAGAAACCGGAGCTCTGGGAAAGTATCTCCGATGAGATGGTCCGGGAACTGGAACGAGAGGTTTCCCCTTTGCTTCCTGCCCAGGATGGGAATGAACTGGCCAAGCGCTTTGATTATCTCATCTACATGATCGAGCTGGCGCAGTTGCAGGGCTTACCGGCCAGCAAACCACGGGGCAAGGTCATGCAAACAGCCTCCCGGTTGGATGAAAAGGGGCATCTGGCCCAAATAAAAGTCCATGCCGCATTAATTGCCGAGGTGCAGACCGGGGAATATTGGGAACGGGCAAGCATCTTTGATCATGAGATGGTCCGAACCGCATTGCGGGATTTGCTGGTGCTGCTGGAAAAGGAAAACACAGCAATTTATTACACCTCCTTTGCGGATGATGTCCTTGAGGTGGCGGAAAACCCTGGTGAGTATGGAGGCAATGAGCTCCAGAATTATCGCTTGAAGGTGCATGCCTATCTCAAGAAACATCAGGATGATATCGTGGTGCATAGATTGCGCAATAATGAGCCGCTCACGCAAGGAGATTTCAGGCATATCGAGAAAATTCTCTGGCATGATCTCGGGAGCGAAGAGGATTATCGGAAAACCTATGGTGAGGAGCCCTTGCTGCGGCTGGTTGCCCGGCTGGTGGGACTGGAACGGTCCACGGCAAATGAACTTTTTTCTGAGTTTATTGCAGACCAATCGCTCAACTCCAAACAAATGGAATTTGTCCATCTCATCGTCAATCATGTGGTGGAAAACGGCTGCCTTGAGAAGGCTATCCTCAATGACCATCCCTTTAACAAACACGGTATGTTGATTGATCTTTTTGCTGGCAAACTCGATGTGGTGCAGAAGATCGTTCACCGGATTGATGAACTCAATACCCGGCTGGAACTGGAGGCTGCATAG
- a CDS encoding restriction endonuclease subunit S, producing the protein MSWKQVVLSDVCEVVAGQSPPSSTYNKDGFGYPFFQGKADFGAIHPSINTWCSKPKKIARPNDVLLSVRAPVGPTNICNVEAAIGRGLSAIRVSGDIIYTYLLHFLRSYAPILASKGSGSTFAAITQKDVKNIPIPLPPLEEQYRIVELLGRAQALIDKRKEQIALMDQLVQSLFYDMFGDPLTNPKGWPLKRLGDIGNIQTGNTPSRKEAENYGDHIEWLKTDNILSDSWYVEEAKEKLSVEGEKKARIVESGSILVCCIAGSPQSIGRAGMTNRRVAFNQQINSISPKKIMNSIFLLYHFRVGQKLVQQASTASMKGMVNKTAFSNILFCVPPIELQNTFAERVQQIETQKQAMTNSLKELQDNFNSLSQRAFKGELTQ; encoded by the coding sequence ATGAGTTGGAAACAGGTTGTGCTAAGTGATGTTTGTGAGGTTGTTGCTGGGCAATCTCCACCATCCTCTACTTATAATAAAGATGGTTTTGGTTATCCATTTTTCCAAGGGAAAGCCGATTTTGGTGCAATTCATCCAAGCATTAATACATGGTGTTCAAAACCGAAAAAGATTGCTCGTCCCAACGATGTTCTATTGTCAGTGAGAGCACCGGTTGGACCGACTAACATTTGCAACGTTGAAGCAGCAATTGGTCGGGGCCTCTCTGCTATTAGAGTGAGCGGTGATATTATCTATACATATTTATTGCATTTTTTGAGGAGTTATGCTCCGATTTTAGCTAGTAAAGGTTCGGGGTCAACATTTGCGGCAATAACTCAAAAAGATGTCAAAAATATCCCCATCCCTCTTCCACCGCTGGAAGAGCAATACCGCATTGTTGAACTGCTGGGCCGGGCACAGGCGTTGATCGACAAACGAAAAGAGCAGATCGCCCTGATGGATCAGCTCGTACAAAGTTTGTTTTATGATATGTTTGGTGATCCGTTGACCAATCCGAAGGGATGGCCATTAAAACGATTGGGTGACATAGGAAATATTCAAACGGGTAACACTCCTTCAAGGAAAGAGGCAGAAAACTACGGTGACCATATTGAATGGCTTAAAACAGACAATATTTTGTCAGATTCTTGGTATGTGGAAGAAGCAAAAGAAAAATTGTCTGTGGAGGGTGAGAAAAAAGCAAGGATCGTTGAAAGTGGCTCAATATTAGTTTGCTGTATAGCAGGTAGTCCCCAAAGCATAGGTCGAGCCGGGATGACGAATCGTCGAGTTGCGTTTAACCAGCAGATTAACTCGATCTCGCCCAAAAAAATTATGAACTCCATCTTTCTTCTGTATCATTTCAGAGTAGGACAAAAGTTGGTTCAGCAAGCATCAACAGCATCTATGAAAGGGATGGTGAATAAAACTGCTTTTTCAAATATTTTGTTTTGTGTTCCACCCATAGAACTTCAAAACACCTTCGCCGAACGTGTCCAGCAAATCGAAACCCAAAAACAGGCTATGACCAATTCCCTCAAAGAACTCCAAGACAACTTCAACTCCCTCTCACAACGAGCCTTCAAAGGCGAGCTGACACAATGA
- a CDS encoding class I SAM-dependent DNA methyltransferase has product MITGELRNKVDKIWEIFWTGGITNPLSVIEQFTYLLFIKGLDERQNEFEANASLLGIPAEKIFDDEQQDLRWSNFKQRPAEQIFRLFTDPEKGVFSFIKNLHGDKDSAFSRYMADAIFMIPTPGMLEKIVTQIDALDMGDRDAKGDLYEYLLSKVSTSGTNGQFRTPRHIIRMMVALTAPEPKDVIVDPAAGTAGFLVAAGEYLQEHHDSLFTKKELKEHYNTAMFNGYDMDSTMLRIGAMNMMLHGVGQPNIAYRDSLSESNKDRECCTLVLANPPFKGSLDYDSVSPDLLKVTKTKKTELLFIALMLGMLKTGGRCATIVPDGVLFGSSKAHKELRKEIVENHNLKAVISMPSGVFKPYAGVSTAVILFEKTGIGGTEKVWFYDMQADGFSLDDKRRKIDADDIPDIIKRWQDLGAEEGRKRTEQSFFVPKEEIVAGGYDLSINRYKEIEYEEVAYDAPAVILERIESLEKEILEGVRELRGMVG; this is encoded by the coding sequence ATGATAACCGGTGAGCTACGCAATAAGGTTGATAAGATTTGGGAAATTTTCTGGACAGGTGGCATCACTAATCCCCTGTCTGTGATTGAGCAGTTTACCTATCTGCTGTTCATCAAGGGCTTGGATGAACGGCAGAATGAATTTGAGGCCAATGCCTCTCTTCTGGGTATCCCGGCTGAGAAAATCTTTGATGATGAGCAGCAGGATCTGCGCTGGTCCAATTTCAAGCAACGCCCGGCAGAACAGATTTTTCGCCTCTTCACTGATCCTGAGAAGGGGGTGTTCAGCTTTATCAAGAACCTGCATGGGGATAAGGACTCGGCATTCTCCAGGTACATGGCCGATGCCATCTTTATGATCCCGACACCAGGTATGCTGGAAAAGATCGTCACCCAGATCGATGCCCTGGACATGGGCGACCGGGATGCCAAGGGGGATCTCTATGAATATCTCCTCTCCAAGGTGTCTACTTCCGGGACTAATGGCCAGTTCCGCACGCCCCGGCATATCATCCGGATGATGGTGGCGCTCACCGCACCGGAACCGAAGGACGTGATTGTCGACCCTGCTGCCGGTACTGCCGGATTCCTGGTTGCGGCTGGTGAGTACCTGCAAGAGCACCATGACAGCTTGTTCACCAAGAAGGAGCTGAAAGAACATTATAATACGGCGATGTTCAATGGCTATGACATGGATTCCACCATGCTCCGTATCGGGGCCATGAACATGATGCTGCATGGGGTGGGCCAGCCCAATATCGCCTACCGGGATTCACTTTCTGAATCGAATAAGGATCGGGAATGCTGCACCCTGGTCCTTGCCAATCCGCCCTTTAAGGGCTCCCTGGATTACGACTCTGTCTCACCTGATCTGCTCAAAGTCACTAAGACCAAGAAGACGGAATTGCTGTTTATTGCCCTGATGCTGGGCATGCTCAAGACCGGTGGGAGGTGTGCCACCATTGTCCCTGATGGAGTGCTGTTCGGCAGTTCCAAGGCCCATAAGGAGCTGCGCAAGGAGATTGTCGAGAATCATAACCTGAAAGCGGTGATTTCCATGCCGTCTGGGGTGTTTAAACCTTATGCCGGGGTGAGTACGGCGGTCATCCTGTTCGAGAAAACCGGAATCGGTGGCACGGAGAAGGTCTGGTTTTATGATATGCAGGCTGATGGGTTCAGCCTTGATGATAAGAGGAGAAAGATTGATGCTGATGATATTCCTGATATTATCAAGCGGTGGCAGGATCTTGGTGCTGAGGAGGGCCGGAAGCGTACGGAGCAATCGTTCTTTGTGCCGAAAGAGGAGATTGTTGCGGGTGGCTATGATCTTTCCATCAATCGGTATAAGGAGATTGAGTACGAAGAGGTGGCTTATGATGCCCCGGCGGTGATTCTGGAGCGGATTGAGAGTCTGGAGAAGGAGATTCTTGAGGGGGTGCGGGAGTTGCGGGGGATGGTGGGATGA